The following proteins are encoded in a genomic region of Alnus glutinosa chromosome 8, dhAlnGlut1.1, whole genome shotgun sequence:
- the LOC133875321 gene encoding dof zinc finger protein DOF5.6 encodes MGLTSLQVCMDSSDWLQGSIHDDSGMNSSSPSGDMLACSRPLIERRLRPPHDQALKCPRCESTHTKFCYYNNYSLSQPRYFCKTCRRYWTKGGTLRNIPVGGGCRKNKKVSAKKSNDQPINQNHPGSSSSHNPTDLQLSFPEAQLSHLTNMLGTHGTLANPNFMDARYHGMLENPRPIDFMESKLEAVVGSSRNYDFMGNGDHHMGMVGGLGDLSGHGLAPNFHSLCSPFGMSLDGNSGSFMDTCQRLMLPYDHHHHDANDQDHNAMDVKPNTKLLSLDWQDQGCSDAGKDSLVYLNGLGSWTGMMNGYGPSTTNPLV; translated from the exons ATGGGTCTTACTTCTTTGCAAGTTTGCATGGATTCATCTGACTGGCTACAG GGCTCAATTCACGATGATTCTGGAATGAATTCTTCGTCACCATCAGGAGACATGCTCGCATGCTCAAGGCCGTTGATAGAGAGGCGGCTGAGGCCACCCCATGACCAGGCGCTCAAGTGCCCAAGGTGTGAGTCAACACACACAAAATTCTGCTACTACAACAACTACAGCCTCTCTCAGCCGAGGTACTTTTGCAAGACCTGTAGAAGGTATTGGACCAAAGGAGGCACCCTTAGGAACATTCCTGTCGGCGGTGGCTGTAGAAAGAACAAGAAGGTTTCTGCTAAAAAATCCAATGATCAACCCATCAACCAAAACCATCCAGGATCATCATCTTCTCACAACCCTACTGATCTTCAGCTTTCTTTTCCGGAGGCGCAACTTTCTCACCTTACTAATATGCTTGGCACACACGGCACGCTTGCAAACCCTAATTTTATGGACGCCAGGTATCACGGTATGCTGGAGAACCCTAGGCCTATTGATTTCATGGAGAGTAAGTTGGAAGCTGTTGTTGGGAGTTCAAGGAATTATGATTTTATGGGGAATGGTGATCATCACATGGGTATGGTTGGTGGGCTTGGAGATCTGAGCGGTCATGGTTTGGCACCAAATTTTCATAGTCTTTGCTCTCCTTTTGGAATGTCGCTTGATGGGAACAGTGGCAGTTTCATGGACACTTGCCAAAGGCTTATGCTACCAtatgatcatcatcatcatgatgCAAATGATCAGGACCATAACGCAATGGATGTGAAGCCAAACACCAAGCTCTTGTCCCTTGATTGGCAAGACCAAGGTTGTTCTGATGCTGGAAAGGACTCGCTTGTGTATCTCAACGGTCTAGGATCGTGGACCGGCATGATGAACGGTTACGGACCGTCTACAACAAATCCATTAGTCTAA